One Triticum dicoccoides isolate Atlit2015 ecotype Zavitan chromosome 5B, WEW_v2.0, whole genome shotgun sequence genomic window carries:
- the LOC119307374 gene encoding beta-1,4-mannosyl-glycoprotein 4-beta-N-acetylglucosaminyltransferase-like — protein sequence MKQDSRMAGNSVNLPHATRRSTLAFKFLIPFVLVLSVSVIAVTQYFQSISYFLRPLWDTPPKPFTRIPHYYAPNMSMHQLCQLHGWGILSSPRRVFDAVLFSNELDVLEIRYHELFPYVDRFVILEANATFTGIPKSLTFFENLNRFAFASSKIVYDMLPIGELDPDSRRMPFLVEAGHRRALNNLLKRSGIAVGDVLIMADADEIPSPEIVQLLKWCDGIPPIMHLELKNYMYSFEFHVDQNSWRTTAHVFTERTKYQHSRQTDLMLADAGWHCSFCFREIKEFAFKMKAYSHADRVKHDIFLNPDRIQRVICNGDNIFDMLPEEYTFSDLFKKMGPIPRSASAVHLPSYLIRNADSYRFLLPGGCLRPG from the coding sequence ATGAAACAAGACAGTCGCATGGCGGGAAACTCGGTGAATCTGCCTCATGCAACTAGAAGAAGTACTTtggctttcaagttcctgataccctTCGTTCTAGTTCTTTCAGTTTCTGTTATTGCTGTCACCCAGTACTTCCAAAGTATCTCCTACTTCCTGCGGCCGCTGTGGGACACACCACCAAAGCCCTTCACCCGTATCCCGCACTACTATGCCCCTAATATGTCCATGCACCAGCTGTGTCAGCTCCATGGCTGGGGCATCCTCTCCTCCCCTCGCCGTGTCTTTGATGCTGTTCTCTTCAGCAATGAGCTCGATGTTCTGGAAATCCGCTACCATGAGCTCTTTCCATATGTTGACAGGTTTGTCATCCTTGAGGCGAATGCTACCTTCACTGGCATCCCAAAGTCACTCACCTTCTTTGAAAACCTCAACCGTTTCGCATTTGCTAGCTCAAAGATTGTCTATGACATGCTTCCCATTGGAGAGTTGGATCCTGATTCTCGCCGAATGCCCTTCCTTGTAGAAGCCGGTCACCGCCGTGCACTTAACAACCTGCTCAAAAGATCAGGCATTGCTGTGGGGGATGTCTTGATCATGGCTGATGCCGATGAGATCCCCAGTCCTGAAATCGTGCAGTTGCTGAAGTGGTGTGATGGAATACCACCAATCATGCATCTCGAGCTAAAAAACTACATGTACTCCTTTGAATTTCATGTGGATCAAAACAGCTGGAGAACGACAGCGCATGTGTTTACCGAGCGGACCAAGTATCAACACTCCCGCCAGACCGACCTGATGCTGGCCGACGCGGGCTGGCACTGCAGCTTCTGCTTCAGGGAGATCAAGGAGTTTGCTTTCAAGATGAAGGCGTACAGCCATGCAGACCGGGTGAAACATGACATCTTCCTGAACCCGGACAGGATCCAGAGAGTCATATGCAATGGGGATAACATTTTTGACATGCTACCTGAGGAGTACACGTTtagtgatctcttcaagaagatgGGGCCGATACCGAGGTCAGCATCCGCTGTTCATCTTCCATCCTATTTGATCAGGAACGCGGACAGCTACAGGTTCTTACTTCCTGGTGGGTGCTTGAGACCGGGCTAA